In Myxococcus stipitatus, the following are encoded in one genomic region:
- a CDS encoding methyl-accepting chemotaxis protein has translation MRILDRTSLRTRLTLAVALLTLCALLPLNVLGRFFISDTLQDQIHATMRVEAQGLRDLVEATLVEREASVRSWSEHSILRGALLFDTFDESNAVLATFRKRHPTFAGVVLFDVNGRAVSASEERLLKAYAGREGEVLASSWFRAASNGTADVSRFTQVDPFFGTVVLPLAAPIFSPLSGARIGVVLGAYDWGQVGQVVAPALGRSRARGLRSFALEVLDLEGRVLFDSMEAGQARSDDAVRESAINESSLRDVGDGWRFVATVEPEEVYAPLNQAETIAVGLTLLSLAMAGVGGWLLARGATQPIIRLNEVVSRVVREGDLTQDVEVTSRRDEVGELAAAFSQMMQHLRESTRGLKQGTQVLGQTVAELTAASAQQERTLTQQAAALQETQVTAQEIKQTSLMAAERSQAVLGVTARAREVGRSGEATVAASLAGFELLHEQVGRVAQSITALNERTRQIGGITQTVKDLADQSNMLALNAAIESVRSGEHGKGFGVVAREIRSLADQSIQSTGRVREILEDIRQSIQATVTLAEQSQGSAETGLTQVRASGDSLRELTRIIQDNANAAQQIAAAVTQQNAGVAQIFTAVTDLSRMMEESIQGLQSAQRITASLRDVAGHMESVAATYRV, from the coding sequence ATGCGAATCCTCGACAGAACTTCCTTGCGCACCCGGTTGACCCTGGCGGTGGCGCTGCTCACGCTGTGTGCCCTGCTGCCGCTCAACGTCCTGGGGCGCTTCTTCATCTCCGACACGCTGCAGGACCAGATTCACGCCACGATGAGGGTGGAGGCCCAGGGGCTTCGAGACCTGGTCGAGGCCACCCTCGTGGAGCGCGAAGCCTCCGTACGGAGCTGGTCGGAGCACTCCATCCTTCGCGGCGCGCTCCTCTTCGATACGTTCGATGAGAGCAACGCGGTGCTGGCCACGTTCCGCAAGCGCCACCCGACCTTCGCGGGTGTGGTGCTCTTCGACGTGAACGGGCGCGCGGTGTCCGCCAGCGAGGAGCGGCTGCTCAAGGCCTACGCGGGCCGAGAGGGCGAAGTGCTCGCCTCCTCGTGGTTCCGGGCCGCGAGCAACGGCACCGCCGACGTCTCTCGCTTCACGCAGGTGGACCCGTTCTTCGGGACGGTGGTGCTGCCGCTCGCCGCGCCCATCTTCAGCCCCCTCAGCGGCGCCCGCATCGGCGTGGTCCTGGGCGCGTATGACTGGGGACAAGTGGGGCAGGTGGTGGCACCCGCGCTGGGGCGCTCGCGCGCCCGGGGGCTGCGCAGCTTCGCGCTCGAGGTGCTGGACCTGGAGGGCCGCGTGCTCTTCGACTCCATGGAGGCGGGACAGGCGCGGTCCGATGACGCGGTCCGCGAGTCGGCCATCAACGAGTCGTCGTTGCGCGACGTGGGCGACGGCTGGCGCTTCGTGGCGACGGTAGAGCCGGAAGAGGTCTATGCACCGCTGAACCAGGCCGAGACCATCGCGGTGGGGTTGACGCTGCTGTCGCTCGCCATGGCGGGAGTGGGGGGCTGGCTGCTGGCGCGGGGCGCCACCCAGCCCATCATCCGGCTGAACGAGGTGGTGAGCCGCGTCGTTCGCGAGGGCGACCTCACCCAGGATGTGGAAGTGACGTCCCGCCGCGACGAAGTGGGGGAGCTCGCCGCCGCGTTCTCCCAGATGATGCAGCACCTGCGTGAGTCCACCAGGGGCCTCAAGCAGGGCACCCAGGTCCTGGGCCAGACGGTGGCGGAGCTGACGGCCGCGTCGGCGCAGCAGGAGCGCACCCTGACCCAGCAGGCCGCGGCCCTTCAGGAGACGCAAGTCACCGCGCAGGAGATCAAGCAGACGTCGCTCATGGCCGCCGAGCGCTCGCAGGCCGTGCTGGGTGTCACCGCGCGGGCGCGTGAAGTGGGCCGCTCCGGCGAGGCCACCGTCGCCGCGAGCCTCGCGGGCTTCGAGCTCCTGCATGAGCAGGTGGGCCGCGTGGCCCAGAGCATCACCGCCCTCAATGAGCGCACGCGCCAGATTGGTGGCATCACCCAGACGGTGAAGGACCTGGCGGACCAATCCAACATGCTGGCCCTCAACGCCGCCATCGAGTCCGTCCGCTCCGGCGAGCACGGCAAGGGCTTTGGGGTCGTCGCTCGCGAGATTCGCAGCCTGGCCGACCAGTCCATCCAGTCCACGGGCCGCGTGCGCGAAATCCTCGAGGACATCCGCCAGTCCATCCAGGCCACCGTCACCCTGGCCGAGCAGAGCCAGGGCAGCGCCGAGACGGGACTGACGCAGGTCCGCGCCAGCGGCGACAGCCTCCGCGAGCTGACGCGCATCATCCAGGACAACGCCAACGCCGCTCAGCAGATCGCCGCCGCCGTCACCCAGCAGAATGCCGGGGTGGCGCAGATCTTCACCGCGGTGACGGATTTGTCCCGGATGATGGAAGAATCCATCCAGGGATTGCAGAGTGCTCAGCGGATTACCGCGTCCCTGCGTGACGTGGCCGGACACATGGAATCCGTAGCGGCCACATACCGCGTCTAG
- a CDS encoding glutamine amidotransferase-related protein yields the protein MRAVVYQHEEHEGVGLLGPALTEVGFTLVHRFRAVRREDVDAELVVVMGGPMGVYEADQHPFLRDELGILGERLANERPCLGICLGAQMLASAAGAEVFPGKNGFEVGVAPVRWTADAMKDPVIAGARPRTVVAHWHGDTYKAVPGATLLASTDRYSQQAFRLGASYGFQFHLELTARELGHWLELGADDLRQRGKDLAELRAQLPKLQSAERENTELLERLARHLAQAVR from the coding sequence ATGCGCGCGGTCGTCTATCAGCATGAGGAGCACGAAGGCGTGGGGCTCCTGGGGCCGGCGTTGACCGAGGTGGGCTTCACCCTGGTCCACCGGTTCCGCGCCGTGCGCCGCGAGGACGTGGACGCGGAGCTGGTGGTGGTGATGGGCGGCCCCATGGGTGTCTACGAGGCGGACCAGCACCCCTTCCTCCGCGACGAGCTCGGCATCCTCGGTGAGCGGCTCGCCAACGAGCGGCCCTGTCTGGGCATTTGCCTGGGCGCGCAGATGCTCGCCAGCGCCGCGGGCGCGGAGGTCTTCCCGGGGAAGAACGGCTTCGAGGTCGGCGTCGCCCCGGTGCGCTGGACCGCCGACGCGATGAAGGACCCCGTCATCGCCGGCGCGCGGCCCCGCACCGTCGTGGCGCATTGGCATGGCGACACGTACAAGGCCGTACCCGGGGCCACCTTGCTGGCCTCGACGGACCGCTACTCGCAACAGGCCTTCCGACTGGGTGCGTCGTATGGCTTCCAGTTCCATCTGGAGCTGACGGCCCGCGAGCTGGGGCACTGGCTGGAGCTGGGTGCCGATGACCTGCGTCAACGAGGCAAGGACCTCGCGGAGTTGAGGGCCCAGCTCCCCAAGCTCCAGTCCGCCGAGCGCGAGAACACCGAGCTGCTTGAGCGCCTGGCCCGGCACCTCGCTCAAGCCGTGCGTTGA
- the tesB gene encoding acyl-CoA thioesterase II: MSRVLDELLELLKLESIEENLFRGKSQDLGFRQLFGGQVLGQALSAASRTVEPARHVHSLHGYFLRPGDAGLPVVYTVDRVRDGGSITTRRVVAIQKGQPIFTMMASFHGDEAGFAHQSQMPDVPAPEGLSTDLELWSRQADRIPARLREKILCAKPIEIRPVEYTDPFNPTATEPRKAVWFRADGELPEDPQVHKYVLAYASDFNLISTALLPHAASFFQPQVIGASLDHALWFHGDLKVNDWLLYVMDSPWAGNARGLARGSIYSRDGRLVASVAQEGLLRILKDGKRQSGGSS, translated from the coding sequence ATGAGCCGAGTCCTGGACGAGCTGCTGGAGCTGCTCAAGCTGGAGTCCATCGAGGAGAACCTCTTTCGCGGCAAGAGCCAGGACCTGGGCTTCCGCCAGCTCTTTGGCGGACAGGTGCTGGGCCAGGCCCTGTCGGCGGCGAGCCGGACGGTGGAGCCGGCCCGGCATGTCCACTCGCTGCACGGCTACTTCCTGAGGCCGGGGGACGCTGGGCTCCCCGTCGTCTACACGGTGGACCGGGTGCGCGACGGCGGCAGCATCACCACCCGGCGTGTCGTGGCCATCCAGAAGGGGCAGCCCATCTTCACGATGATGGCCAGCTTCCACGGCGACGAGGCCGGCTTCGCGCATCAGTCGCAGATGCCGGACGTCCCGGCGCCGGAGGGCTTGTCCACGGACCTGGAGCTGTGGTCGCGGCAGGCGGACCGCATCCCCGCGCGGCTGCGCGAGAAGATTCTCTGCGCCAAGCCCATCGAGATCCGCCCCGTCGAATACACGGACCCGTTCAACCCCACCGCCACCGAGCCTCGCAAGGCGGTCTGGTTCCGCGCCGACGGCGAGCTTCCGGAAGACCCGCAGGTCCACAAGTACGTGCTGGCCTACGCGTCCGACTTCAACCTCATCAGCACCGCGCTGCTGCCCCACGCCGCCAGCTTCTTCCAGCCGCAGGTCATCGGCGCGAGCCTGGACCACGCCCTCTGGTTCCATGGGGACCTGAAGGTGAATGACTGGCTGCTCTACGTCATGGACAGCCCGTGGGCCGGCAACGCGCGGGGGCTGGCGCGAGGCTCCATCTACTCCCGCGACGGGCGGCTCGTGGCCTCCGTGGCCCAGGAAGGACTGCTGCGCATCCTCAAGGACGGCAAGCGCCAGTCCGGCGGTTCCAGCTAG
- a CDS encoding bile acid:sodium symporter family protein yields MQSNVFTAVLIPLSLAVIMLGLGLSLTLEDFKRVIIYPRAVIVGLVCQMLILPVGCALVAHAFGLAPELAVGLMLLAASPGGATANLFSHLARGDVALNITLTAVNSALTLVTLPLIVNLSIQHFMGETRVLPMQFTKVIQVMVIVLGPVSIGMLIRSRWSGFAQRLDKPIRLLSAVFLALMIVGAVYQDRANVGAYFQQVGLAALSFNLLSMAVGFVTPLVFRLPRRQAVAIGMEIGIHNGILAMTIALSPLLLGNATMAIPPAIYSIIMYFTAAAFGFAVTRGGPAPVLHEEVSR; encoded by the coding sequence ATGCAGTCCAACGTATTCACCGCGGTCCTGATTCCACTGTCATTGGCCGTCATCATGCTCGGCCTGGGCCTGTCGCTGACGCTCGAGGACTTCAAGCGCGTCATCATCTACCCGCGGGCGGTGATTGTCGGGCTCGTGTGCCAGATGCTCATCCTCCCTGTGGGCTGCGCGCTGGTGGCCCACGCCTTCGGGCTGGCGCCGGAGCTGGCGGTGGGGCTGATGCTGCTGGCGGCGTCACCCGGAGGCGCCACGGCGAACCTGTTCAGCCACCTGGCGCGCGGAGACGTGGCGCTCAACATCACGCTCACGGCGGTGAACAGCGCGCTGACGCTCGTCACCCTGCCCCTCATCGTCAACCTGTCCATCCAGCACTTCATGGGTGAGACCCGCGTGCTGCCCATGCAGTTCACCAAGGTGATCCAGGTCATGGTCATCGTGCTGGGGCCGGTGAGCATCGGGATGCTCATCCGCTCGCGCTGGTCAGGCTTCGCCCAGCGGTTGGACAAGCCCATCCGGCTCCTGTCGGCGGTGTTCCTGGCGTTGATGATTGTCGGCGCCGTGTATCAGGACCGGGCCAACGTGGGCGCGTACTTCCAGCAGGTGGGGCTGGCGGCGCTGAGCTTCAACCTGTTGAGCATGGCCGTCGGCTTCGTCACGCCGTTGGTGTTCCGCCTCCCCCGCCGTCAGGCGGTGGCCATCGGGATGGAGATCGGCATCCACAATGGAATCCTCGCGATGACCATCGCCCTGAGCCCGCTGCTGCTGGGCAACGCGACCATGGCCATCCCTCCGGCCATCTACAGCATCATCATGTATTTCACGGCGGCGGCGTTTGGCTTCGCCGTCACCCGCGGTGGCCCGGCCCCCGTCCTTCACGAGGAAGTGTCGAGATGA
- a CDS encoding peptidylprolyl isomerase: MKITKDSVVSIDFKLHLGDGEVIDESDAGDPLVYLQGNEQLVPGLEKALEGKVKGDTFSVVVPPEEGYGPYDDEGIEVVPRDMFPPDLKLEAGGILTAEDPDGDEVEFLVKSVNEKEVTVDYNHPLAGKTLHFDGKVTDVRAATKEELEHGHAHGPDGHHDH; this comes from the coding sequence ATGAAAATCACGAAGGACAGTGTCGTCTCCATCGACTTCAAGCTCCACCTGGGCGATGGCGAGGTGATTGACGAGAGCGATGCGGGAGATCCGCTCGTCTACCTGCAGGGCAACGAGCAGCTGGTCCCCGGTCTGGAGAAGGCGCTCGAGGGCAAGGTGAAGGGTGACACCTTCTCCGTCGTCGTCCCCCCCGAGGAGGGCTACGGCCCGTACGACGACGAGGGCATCGAGGTGGTTCCCCGGGACATGTTCCCGCCGGACCTGAAGCTCGAGGCCGGTGGCATCCTCACCGCCGAGGACCCCGACGGCGACGAGGTGGAGTTCCTCGTCAAGAGCGTGAACGAGAAGGAAGTGACGGTGGATTACAACCACCCGCTCGCCGGCAAGACGCTGCACTTCGACGGCAAGGTGACGGACGTGCGCGCCGCGACGAAGGAAGAGCTCGAGCACGGCCACGCGCACGGGCCGGACGGTCACCACGACCACTGA
- a CDS encoding ribonuclease H-like domain-containing protein, with protein sequence MDLKRKLARLTGVGPGGKPAGRVATVMEPVPAPPAEPVAPADAGTPAGEASPPLPSPTVVTEARPATPEPPRPQDPRIESLRRMLADWSERQEQTSARRGATPARARPGPLPVVPQDTRHGTVHVSERILSPDHHHGTAPVAGALDVEGTLVARLALHEDLAGVDYQRMLFLDTETTGLAGGTGTVPFLVGLAWFEGRSLRVHQLFLRKLGEEAPMLRVLAERMAASSCLVTFNGKSFDWPLLRTRFVLNRVKTPSELPHLDLLHCARRVFKHRGAGTRLVHMEEHVLGHRRVDDVDGSLIPDLYFRYLRGGDGSALTPVLEHNANDLLLLAALLGEMVRRFRAGDGTAVPGDEDPRDLLGFAGVALRAGDHARARAFAHAATRGTGVVGMEAHALASRLARMAGEPQAAAEHLHQALRTARGVQAATMHLELAKLYEHSIKDLPGALRHARLSSAAEAPEDHQRRILRIEGRLDRSSRARSLDLVEARPPRSGA encoded by the coding sequence GTGGACCTCAAGCGAAAGCTGGCGCGACTGACGGGCGTGGGCCCGGGTGGCAAGCCCGCAGGCCGCGTGGCCACCGTGATGGAGCCCGTCCCCGCGCCCCCCGCCGAGCCTGTCGCCCCCGCGGACGCGGGGACACCTGCGGGAGAGGCCTCACCGCCGCTCCCGAGCCCCACTGTCGTCACCGAGGCGCGACCGGCCACGCCGGAGCCTCCTCGTCCTCAAGACCCGCGCATCGAGTCCCTCCGCCGGATGCTCGCGGACTGGTCCGAGCGCCAGGAGCAGACCTCCGCGCGTCGCGGCGCCACTCCCGCGCGAGCCCGTCCCGGCCCGCTTCCCGTGGTGCCCCAGGACACGCGGCATGGGACAGTCCACGTCTCCGAGCGCATCCTGTCGCCGGACCACCATCACGGCACCGCGCCCGTGGCCGGGGCGCTGGACGTGGAGGGCACCTTGGTGGCGCGGCTCGCGCTGCATGAAGACCTGGCGGGTGTGGACTACCAGCGGATGCTCTTCCTGGACACGGAGACCACGGGGCTCGCGGGTGGAACGGGCACCGTGCCCTTCCTCGTGGGCCTGGCCTGGTTCGAGGGGCGTTCGCTGCGGGTCCACCAGCTCTTCCTGCGCAAGCTGGGCGAAGAGGCCCCCATGCTGCGCGTGCTCGCCGAGCGCATGGCGGCGTCCTCGTGCCTGGTCACCTTCAACGGCAAGAGCTTCGACTGGCCCCTCTTGCGCACGCGCTTCGTGCTCAACCGCGTGAAGACGCCCTCGGAGCTGCCACACCTGGACCTGCTGCACTGCGCCCGCCGCGTCTTCAAGCACCGTGGGGCGGGCACGCGGCTGGTGCACATGGAAGAACACGTGCTCGGCCATCGCCGCGTCGACGACGTGGACGGCTCCCTGATTCCAGACCTGTACTTCCGGTACTTGCGAGGAGGGGACGGCTCGGCGTTGACGCCCGTGCTGGAGCACAACGCGAATGACCTGCTCCTCCTGGCCGCGCTGCTGGGAGAGATGGTGCGCCGCTTCCGGGCGGGAGACGGCACCGCGGTGCCAGGGGATGAGGACCCTCGGGACCTGCTGGGCTTCGCGGGGGTGGCGCTCCGGGCCGGAGACCATGCGCGGGCGCGGGCCTTCGCTCACGCGGCGACTCGAGGCACGGGCGTGGTGGGGATGGAGGCGCACGCCCTGGCGTCACGGCTGGCCCGCATGGCTGGAGAGCCCCAGGCCGCGGCCGAGCACCTGCACCAGGCGTTGAGGACGGCGCGCGGTGTCCAGGCGGCGACGATGCACCTGGAGCTGGCCAAGCTCTACGAACATTCCATCAAGGACCTGCCAGGCGCGCTGAGGCATGCCCGGCTCTCCTCGGCGGCGGAGGCCCCCGAGGACCATCAGCGCCGAATCCTCCGCATCGAGGGCCGGCTGGACCGGAGCTCGCGCGCCCGGTCCCTGGACCTGGTGGAAGCCAGGCCTCCGCGCTCCGGCGCCTGA
- a CDS encoding DEAD/DEAH box helicase, with the protein MKSQKEEGAFGGPRRTPWNAPRGLDSVLQQWRADKALWPCFSLDEATPARVGSFAPIPDEVAPQVREALRLRGVEQLFSHQAESYRLARSGKNLVIATPTASGKSLCYNLPLLDRFAREPQARALYLFPTKALSRDQEESLRAFMREAGLTHGAITFDGDTPADARRAARERGGVLLTNPDMLHTGILPHHANWARLFSNLRFVVIDELHTYRGVFGSHLANVLRRLRRVARFHGSDPVFIAASATIGNPQAHARRMLGCDVELVSQSGAPSGERRVMVYNPPVVNAELGIRASYLKTAVRLTADLVRAGVSTLLFGQSRNNIEVMLKYLRDRFVEEKLDPSLIQGYRGGYLPGTRRATEAALRAGEVRCVVATNALELGIDIGSLDAVVCAGYPGSVAALMQRFGRAGRRGAGSLALLVTSSAPLDQYLAADPRFLIGAPVEHARIDPDNVEILVQHLKCASFELPFEEGEPFGDVPAESTAEALGFLAQHEVVHPTAGEGGRRVFHWSSDAYPANHVSLRSVGWDNVVIIERGTDRTLAEMDFRSAHTMLHEQAIYQHEAEQYQVEHFDYENHKAFVRKVAPDYFTDAMTYVRVNVIQEDQGAAVGPELQAGMGEVSVIEKVVGYKKIKYHTHENVGYGDVALPEMQMHTTALWLTVPESVVRSMKAPRPAVIDALRGVATALRTVACVGLMIDPRDLGKTLGSRDDADGPPRKDGGVGFDPTIFLYDNVPGGVGLAARLFDQRDELLVRARRLLESCACEEGCPACIGPASGVMPGQPPVDPHPRKRLGLEVLSILGIAGVQ; encoded by the coding sequence ATGAAGTCCCAGAAGGAAGAGGGCGCCTTTGGCGGCCCACGTCGTACGCCCTGGAACGCGCCTCGCGGGTTGGACTCGGTGCTCCAGCAGTGGCGCGCGGACAAGGCCCTGTGGCCGTGCTTCTCCCTCGATGAGGCGACCCCCGCCCGCGTGGGCTCCTTCGCGCCCATTCCCGACGAGGTGGCCCCCCAGGTGCGCGAGGCCCTCAGGTTGCGGGGCGTCGAGCAGCTCTTCTCCCACCAGGCCGAGTCCTACCGCCTGGCACGCTCGGGGAAGAACCTGGTCATCGCCACCCCCACCGCCTCGGGCAAGAGCCTCTGCTACAACCTCCCGCTGCTGGACCGCTTCGCGCGCGAGCCCCAGGCCCGGGCCCTGTACCTGTTCCCCACCAAGGCGCTGTCCCGCGATCAGGAAGAGTCCCTGCGCGCGTTCATGCGCGAGGCGGGGCTGACTCACGGCGCCATCACCTTCGACGGTGACACGCCGGCGGATGCGCGGCGCGCGGCCCGGGAGCGCGGGGGCGTGCTGCTCACCAACCCGGACATGCTGCACACGGGCATCCTTCCGCATCACGCGAACTGGGCCCGCCTGTTCTCGAACCTGCGCTTCGTCGTCATCGACGAACTGCACACCTATCGAGGTGTCTTCGGCTCGCACCTGGCCAACGTCCTGCGCCGGCTGCGCCGGGTCGCGCGCTTCCATGGCTCGGACCCGGTGTTCATCGCGGCCTCGGCCACCATCGGCAATCCGCAGGCGCATGCCCGGCGGATGTTGGGGTGTGACGTCGAGCTCGTCTCGCAGAGTGGCGCGCCGTCCGGCGAGCGCCGGGTGATGGTGTACAACCCACCCGTGGTCAACGCGGAGCTGGGGATTCGCGCCAGCTACTTGAAGACGGCCGTGCGGTTGACCGCGGACCTGGTGCGCGCGGGCGTGTCCACGCTGCTGTTCGGTCAGTCGCGCAACAACATCGAGGTGATGCTCAAGTACCTGAGAGATCGCTTCGTCGAGGAGAAGCTCGACCCATCGCTCATCCAGGGCTATCGCGGCGGCTATCTTCCAGGCACGCGGCGCGCGACGGAGGCCGCGTTGCGCGCGGGCGAGGTGCGCTGTGTCGTCGCCACCAACGCGCTGGAGCTGGGCATCGACATCGGCTCGTTGGACGCGGTGGTGTGCGCGGGATATCCGGGCTCGGTGGCCGCGCTCATGCAACGGTTCGGACGCGCGGGACGCCGCGGCGCGGGAAGCCTGGCGCTGCTGGTGACGTCGAGCGCGCCGTTGGACCAGTATCTCGCGGCGGACCCGCGCTTCCTCATCGGCGCTCCGGTGGAGCACGCGCGAATCGACCCGGACAACGTGGAGATTCTCGTGCAGCACCTCAAGTGCGCCTCCTTCGAGCTGCCGTTCGAGGAAGGTGAGCCCTTTGGTGACGTGCCCGCCGAATCGACCGCGGAGGCGCTAGGGTTCCTGGCCCAGCACGAGGTGGTGCATCCCACGGCCGGCGAGGGCGGCCGGCGCGTGTTCCACTGGTCCTCGGATGCATACCCGGCCAATCACGTGTCGCTGCGCAGCGTGGGCTGGGACAACGTCGTCATCATCGAGCGCGGCACGGACCGGACGCTCGCGGAGATGGACTTCCGCTCCGCGCACACGATGCTCCACGAGCAGGCCATCTACCAGCACGAGGCCGAGCAGTATCAGGTCGAGCACTTCGACTACGAGAACCACAAGGCCTTCGTGCGCAAGGTGGCCCCGGACTACTTCACGGACGCGATGACGTACGTGCGCGTGAATGTCATCCAGGAGGACCAGGGCGCCGCCGTCGGACCCGAGCTCCAGGCCGGCATGGGCGAGGTGAGCGTCATCGAGAAGGTCGTCGGCTACAAGAAGATCAAGTACCACACGCATGAGAACGTCGGGTACGGCGACGTGGCGCTCCCGGAGATGCAGATGCACACCACGGCGCTCTGGCTGACGGTGCCGGAGTCGGTGGTGCGCTCGATGAAGGCGCCTCGTCCGGCGGTCATCGACGCGCTTCGAGGCGTGGCCACCGCGCTGCGGACCGTGGCGTGTGTGGGGTTGATGATCGACCCGAGGGACCTCGGAAAGACCCTGGGCAGCCGCGACGACGCGGACGGCCCTCCGCGCAAGGACGGCGGCGTGGGGTTCGACCCCACCATCTTCCTCTACGACAACGTGCCCGGTGGCGTGGGGCTGGCGGCGCGGCTCTTCGACCAGCGCGATGAGCTGCTCGTGCGCGCCCGGCGGCTGCTGGAGTCGTGCGCGTGTGAAGAGGGCTGCCCGGCCTGCATCGGCCCCGCGTCGGGTGTCATGCCGGGACAGCCGCCCGTGGACCCGCATCCGCGCAAGCGATTGGGATTGGAAGTCCTGTCCATCCTGGGCATCGCGGGCGTGCAGTAG
- a CDS encoding SLC13 family permease, with the protein MALAIFLFTYIFIAGARLPFLKLDRPGGALLGAVLMVVFGVVTPAEVFNHSEDPARHAIDADTIVLLLGMMLLAAYLSQASFFRTAGAWAVRHAHTPRRLLLAVTFISAVLSAFLVNDTVCLMLAPLVLATVEDARLPPAPYLLAVCMGSNSGSVATFTGNPQNMLIQGASGLSYASFAAYMALPALLSTAIVAGALLFIFRKELSSARFDPHPPPPPVDRGLMAMTLVVMTGVVVAFFAGLPMSWSALAGASLVMALSRREPREALERVDWILLLFFASLFVVVYGVNKHGWAEDIRQVFQPLMTGSRLRESLGFAGLTLVASNLFSNVPFVMLARSWVPTLQDVELGWHVLALGSTLAGNLTLVGSVANLIVFEAARGKVDMTFMRYLRVGLPVTLVSFVAGLAVLYLEHALF; encoded by the coding sequence GTGGCCCTCGCCATCTTCCTGTTCACCTACATCTTCATCGCCGGCGCCCGCCTCCCCTTCCTCAAGCTGGACCGCCCTGGGGGGGCGCTGCTGGGCGCCGTGCTCATGGTGGTGTTCGGCGTCGTCACCCCCGCTGAGGTCTTCAACCACAGCGAGGACCCGGCCCGGCACGCCATCGACGCGGACACCATCGTCCTGTTGCTGGGGATGATGTTGCTGGCTGCCTACCTCTCCCAGGCCTCCTTCTTCCGCACGGCGGGAGCATGGGCCGTGCGCCATGCCCATACGCCCCGGCGCCTGCTCCTGGCGGTGACGTTCATCTCCGCGGTGTTGTCCGCCTTCCTCGTCAACGACACCGTGTGCTTGATGCTCGCGCCCCTGGTGCTCGCCACCGTGGAGGACGCGCGCCTTCCGCCCGCCCCGTACCTGCTCGCGGTGTGCATGGGGAGCAACAGCGGCTCGGTGGCCACCTTCACGGGCAACCCGCAGAACATGCTCATCCAGGGGGCGTCCGGCCTCTCGTATGCCAGCTTCGCGGCGTACATGGCGCTGCCCGCGTTGCTCTCCACCGCCATCGTCGCGGGGGCCCTCCTGTTCATCTTCCGCAAGGAGTTGTCGTCGGCGCGGTTCGACCCGCACCCGCCGCCCCCGCCCGTGGACCGGGGACTGATGGCGATGACCCTCGTGGTGATGACCGGTGTCGTCGTGGCGTTCTTCGCGGGCCTGCCGATGAGCTGGAGCGCGCTCGCGGGCGCCTCGCTCGTCATGGCCCTGTCCCGCCGGGAGCCGCGCGAGGCACTGGAGCGCGTGGATTGGATCCTGCTCCTGTTCTTCGCCAGCCTCTTCGTCGTGGTGTACGGCGTGAACAAGCATGGCTGGGCGGAGGATATCCGCCAGGTGTTCCAGCCACTGATGACGGGCTCGAGGCTGCGGGAGAGCCTGGGCTTCGCGGGGCTGACGCTGGTGGCGTCCAACCTCTTCAGCAACGTGCCCTTCGTCATGCTCGCGCGCTCATGGGTGCCCACGCTTCAGGACGTGGAGCTGGGCTGGCATGTGCTCGCGCTGGGCTCGACGCTCGCTGGCAACCTCACGCTGGTGGGCAGCGTCGCCAACCTCATCGTCTTCGAGGCGGCCCGGGGGAAGGTGGACATGACCTTCATGCGCTACCTGCGCGTGGGTCTCCCCGTCACGCTCGTCAGCTTCGTCGCGGGGCTCGCCGTGCTCTACCTGGAGCACGCCCTCTTCTGA